One genomic region from Labeo rohita strain BAU-BD-2019 chromosome 7, IGBB_LRoh.1.0, whole genome shotgun sequence encodes:
- the LOC127168769 gene encoding leucine rich adaptor protein 1-like, whose protein sequence is MMMMEDLPDFRDVENKLGRKVPESLIRSFTGEPLRCSESHASTDDLQKLHSKISFLRQQMAHLRSIDVKLMHQLLSINEGIESIRWVMEERGGVASREGSLTGSLCSLSDSPDASRRDSCSDSLDGISLGSYLDTLGEDEPDRCSPANLSDGFGSRTATDEETFTKSPARPRVETDEYYCFG, encoded by the exons atgatgatgatggaggATCTGCCGGACTTCAGAGACGTGGAGAACAAACTGGGCCGTAAAGTTCCGGAGAGTTTGATTCGTTCATTCACGGGCGAACCGCTCAGATGTTCGGAAAGCCACGCGAGCACCGATGATCTTCAGAAACTCCACAGCAAGATCAGCTTCCTGCGACAGCAGATG GCTCATCTGCGCTCCATCGACGTCAAACTGATGCATCAGCTGCTGTCCATCAACGAGGGCATCGAGTCCATTCGCTGGGTGATGGAGGAGCGAGGGGGCGTGGCCAGCCGCGAGGGCAGCTTGACGGGCAGCTTGTGCAGCCTATCGGACAGTCCGGACGCGTCTCGGCGCGACTCCTGCAGCGACAGTCTGGACGGGATCTCGCTGGGCAGTTATCTGGACACGCTCGGGGAGGACGAACCCGACCGCTGCTCGCCCGCAAACCTCTCGGACGGGTTCGGCTCCAGAACCGCCACGGACGAGGAGACGTTCACGAAATCTCCCGCGCGGCCTCGAGTGGAAACCGACGAGTACTACTGCTTCGGATAA